The genomic DNA CCTAATGTCAAGCATCCTTAGCACACAAAAGATGTGCGAGCACAACAACCCAAACTGTTCGAATCTTTTGCATGTACAATACACAGTCATGTCGTCCTCCCGCATCATAACCTATAAAACACCATTAGAAATTTAGAAGTTTTCATAAATAACACTACAAAACACCATACGCAACTGGAAATCGGCAAAAGCTATACAATTTTCAAAAATAACACTACAAAACATCATGTGTATACCTTGAAGAAAGTAGTGCATGGTTGTTCCCAGTCCTTCACAAAAAAATTAACGAAGTCAGCCACGTTTTCCCACTTTCCGATAGCACATATGTGTATACCGTTTTGTATCTCCAACTGCTGGTCAAAAAATATAGTGCGTGTGAATATCCTGGACGCTTGATCCTCCAAAACAAAGTCTTCAGCCCATATTTCAGCGTTGGTATTTCTGGTGTCATGGTCATTCTTCCTGTGCTCATGTCTCCGAGCTTCAATAGCAGAATCAAAATGCCCGAGAAATTCGACAAGTGTGCAACCCGGGTTACAGAACTGTCTAAAgaaatggttctcactctctgaACGAGAAGAGGTACGCATAAGCCCGAACATGACCTCCTCACGATAATAAGCCGGTATCCAAGTATCCCTGATTTGATAAAGTGACTGCAGCCACTCATGATCAACCAAGTTAAAATCGTTTATTATGGTAGCCCACTCACTTTCAAACTTAACAGGTAGAATTGAATCGGTCCACACAATGGCACACAGCCTCTTTTTGAAATCTGTATTATTGTAGATTGTAGCACCAACCTAAAACACCATTGAATAACATATAACACCATAATCACCAAAATGTATGTAAAAAGTATAAAGAAAGGTTAAAAGGACGAACAACTAAAcactgtaggatcggttttgacaccgttcgattgcgtaacgaacgttcgacgtgcggaatc from Helianthus annuus cultivar XRQ/B chromosome 7, HanXRQr2.0-SUNRISE, whole genome shotgun sequence includes the following:
- the LOC110866692 gene encoding protein FAR-RED IMPAIRED RESPONSE 1-like; translated protein: MGSEIYIAMNKFDNFTGIKGESTKELIDSYCLLVVEMGRLKITKTNEELKDKLANTLPYDEWSTYLMMLKNNSNCEFVGATIYNNTDFKKRLCAIVWTDSILPVKFESEWATIINDFNLVDHEWLQSLYQIRDTWIPAYYREEVMFGLMRTSSRSESENHFFRQFCNPGCTLVEFLGHFDSAIEARRHEHRKNDHDTRNTNAEIWAEDFVLEDQASRIFTRTIFFDQQLEIQNGIHICAIGKWENVADFVNFFVKDWEQPCTTFFKVMMREDDMTVYCTCKRFEQFGLLCSHIFCVLRMLDIREFPQRYILRRWTREAVPNSAPGAILGINETEDRYNEVNRVVREITDSTESVINKLVTNFDALCSFRDHVVNYFKTADESVVNAPPKSRRERFAEITGNTKPSDATVRVPIGTRFKGMGKPKRMKSKREIALSQLGKKEPSVSKLF